A single Bremerella cremea DNA region contains:
- a CDS encoding class I SAM-dependent methyltransferase: protein MIERILEPEVMDTPQEAMDYDDMDHAAVNELFVDDLIAFLGVEPNREAEMIDILDLGTGTARIPIILADRIPQCRIMGADASIAMLDVARINIDIAGLLDRIQLMKVDAKQIHHEDGFFTGVMSNSIVHHIPEPLAVLQESVRVVEAGGWLFFRDLLRPDSLDQLNQLVATYCGQEIESSRKMFADSLHASLSLEEIQNLVVSLGFPAESVQQTSDRHWTWAARKAT, encoded by the coding sequence ATGATCGAGCGAATTCTCGAACCCGAAGTCATGGACACGCCTCAGGAAGCGATGGACTACGACGACATGGACCACGCAGCGGTCAACGAGCTCTTTGTCGACGACCTGATCGCGTTTTTAGGGGTCGAACCGAATCGCGAAGCCGAGATGATCGATATTCTCGATCTCGGAACCGGCACGGCCCGAATTCCGATTATCCTGGCCGATCGCATCCCGCAGTGCCGGATCATGGGGGCGGACGCCTCGATCGCAATGCTGGATGTCGCCCGGATCAACATCGACATCGCCGGTCTGTTAGACCGCATCCAACTGATGAAAGTCGACGCCAAGCAAATCCACCACGAAGACGGCTTCTTCACTGGGGTTATGTCGAACAGCATTGTCCACCATATTCCCGAACCGTTGGCCGTCTTGCAGGAGAGCGTCCGCGTGGTCGAAGCTGGCGGGTGGCTCTTCTTCCGCGATCTGCTGCGACCTGATTCGCTCGATCAACTGAACCAATTGGTCGCAACCTATTGCGGTCAAGAGATCGAATCATCGCGTAAAATGTTCGCCGATTCGTTGCACGCTTCTCTCTCTTTAGAAGAGATTCAAAACCTGGTTGTTTCGCTGGGATTTCCCGCAGAATCAGTACAGCAAACATCCGACCGCCATTGGACATGGGCGGCCCGGAAGGCGACATAA